One Candidatus Limnocylindrales bacterium genomic region harbors:
- a CDS encoding 2-oxoacid:acceptor oxidoreductase subunit alpha, which produces MSQASSVPPKAVETVSTVVIRFAGDSGDGMQVTGTKFSTESALAGNDIATLPDFPAEIRAPAGTLAGVSGFQLNFSSKTVYTPGDQPDVLVAMNPAALKVNVADLRDGGTLIIDGDAFTKSNLVKAGYAEHPGKTAELTRWHVVDIPMTKLTTQAVADMDLPTRSVVRCRNFFALGLCSWLYNRPTEETLRWIAARFRKNPALVEANTRVFKAGWNFGETTELFVTRYEVGPAKIAPGLYTSITGNQATAWGLMTAASRAGVQLFYGSYPITPASDILHELAAQKHFGVVTFQAEDEIAAVTAAIGASFGGSIGITASSGPGIALKTEAIGLAVMTELPLVIVNVQRGGPSTGLPTKTEQADLLQAVYGRNGECPVPVIAASTPTDCFYAAIEAVRTAIRHMTPVILLTDGYLANGSQPWRLPNYSDIEEEPAKFWTNTIGFQPYLRDEDTLARPWVRPGTPALEHRIGGIEKDYESGDISYSPANHERMVRVRAEKVARIADTLPPIKVSGSELGEAVVVGWGSTFGAIEEAVGRLNAEGMAVGHVHLRWINPLPKDLGRVLKRFRTVIVPEMNMGQLVRMIRDYTLIDAIPVNKIKGQPFTAAELTDWIRTIIVERHGAEQDRA; this is translated from the coding sequence ATGTCCCAAGCCTCGAGCGTCCCGCCGAAGGCCGTCGAGACCGTCAGCACCGTCGTCATCCGATTCGCCGGAGATTCCGGCGACGGCATGCAGGTGACCGGCACAAAGTTCAGCACCGAATCGGCCCTGGCAGGCAACGACATCGCGACGCTACCGGACTTTCCCGCCGAGATCCGAGCACCTGCGGGAACTCTCGCCGGCGTCAGCGGCTTCCAGCTGAATTTCTCGAGCAAGACCGTCTACACGCCCGGCGACCAGCCCGACGTGCTGGTCGCGATGAATCCGGCCGCCCTCAAGGTGAACGTCGCCGATCTTCGCGACGGCGGCACGCTGATCATCGACGGAGACGCATTCACCAAGTCCAACCTCGTCAAGGCCGGCTACGCAGAGCATCCCGGCAAGACCGCGGAGCTTACGCGCTGGCATGTCGTCGATATCCCGATGACCAAGCTGACGACGCAGGCGGTTGCCGACATGGACCTGCCGACGCGTTCGGTGGTGCGTTGCCGCAACTTCTTCGCGCTCGGCCTGTGCAGCTGGCTCTACAACCGGCCGACCGAGGAGACGCTGCGCTGGATCGCCGCGCGCTTCCGCAAGAATCCCGCACTCGTCGAAGCCAACACGCGCGTGTTCAAGGCGGGCTGGAACTTCGGCGAAACGACCGAGCTCTTCGTTACGCGCTATGAAGTCGGTCCCGCGAAGATCGCGCCCGGACTCTACACCAGCATCACCGGCAACCAGGCGACGGCGTGGGGTCTGATGACGGCCGCTTCGCGTGCCGGAGTCCAGCTGTTCTACGGCTCGTACCCGATCACGCCGGCGAGCGACATCCTGCACGAGCTTGCTGCGCAGAAGCATTTCGGCGTCGTCACGTTCCAGGCCGAAGACGAGATCGCGGCGGTGACCGCGGCAATCGGTGCATCGTTCGGCGGATCGATCGGCATCACCGCGTCGAGCGGCCCGGGCATCGCGCTCAAGACCGAGGCCATCGGGCTGGCCGTCATGACCGAGCTTCCGCTTGTCATCGTCAATGTGCAGCGTGGCGGTCCGAGCACGGGGCTGCCGACCAAGACCGAACAGGCCGATCTCCTGCAGGCCGTCTACGGCCGTAACGGCGAATGCCCGGTTCCGGTGATTGCGGCGTCGACGCCGACCGACTGTTTCTATGCGGCGATCGAAGCCGTTCGCACCGCCATTCGCCACATGACGCCGGTGATCCTGTTGACGGACGGATATCTCGCCAACGGCTCGCAACCGTGGCGCCTGCCGAACTATTCCGACATCGAAGAAGAGCCGGCCAAGTTCTGGACGAACACGATCGGGTTCCAGCCGTACCTGCGTGACGAGGACACGCTGGCGCGTCCGTGGGTGCGACCCGGAACGCCGGCGCTCGAGCACCGCATTGGCGGCATCGAGAAAGACTACGAGAGCGGCGACATCAGCTACTCGCCGGCCAACCATGAGCGCATGGTGCGCGTGCGCGCCGAGAAGGTCGCCCGCATCGCCGATACGCTGCCGCCGATCAAAGTCTCAGGAAGCGAGCTTGGAGAGGCCGTCGTGGTCGGCTGGGGCTCGACCTTCGGCGCGATCGAAGAAGCCGTCGGGCGCCTGAACGCCGAAGGAATGGCGGTCGGTCACGTGCATCTGCGCTGGATCAATCCGCTGCCGAAAGATCTCGGGCGTGTGCTCAAGCGATTCCGCACGGTGATCGTGCCGGAGATGAACATGGGCCAGCTCGTACGGATGATCCGCGACTACACGCTCATCGACGCCATTCCGGTCAACAAGATCAAAGGGCAGCCGTTTACTGCTGCAGAGCTGACCGACTGGATTCGCACCATCATCGTCGAGCGTCACGGCGCCGAACAGGACCGCGCGTAA